A genomic region of Bacteroidota bacterium contains the following coding sequences:
- a CDS encoding helicase produces the protein MNKIHTDLTFFTNEEGQTLLDRFRTTLKDTQYFDVLVGYFRSSGFYQLYESIEPIDKVRILVGLGVDEDAYKTINQYQTQTMFDFESHHNAKKEFQKNLINEIENSREIDERLEIGLRHFIDFLQADCSNTEQDKKNGGNGKKLEIKAYPSKNIHAKVYISRYKENISHIQYGSVITGSSNFSLNGLVANREFNVHLKDRRDIEYALNQFETLWKDSIDISDEFVDSVKNKTWLNDSIKPYELYLKLIYEYLQEDINLQDKYESFLPDGFMKLDYQEQAVIQALKKLEEYNGVFLADVVGLGKTFITAQLLQQLRGRILVICPPVLQDYWKESLLEFRVPAEVESLGKLESIIQKGIEKYDYVVVDEAHRFRNEATQSYADLLDICRGKKVVLVTATPLNNTIDDIFSQLKLFQAPKNSTIPGVPNLVSFFNKLKKKLDEFKPKIYKDDKGAVYRLREEEDAYKKAIKEVSNEIKDKVLKHVMVRRTRKDVVNYFKNDIKNQGIVFPEVQDPSKIVYYFKGKTETVFNSTIQLLQSFKYSRYIPLTYYIGNKGLSAFELQQQRNVGGFMKGILVKRLESSFFAFKQSVDRFIDSYNNFIAMYNQGTVYISKKVNVYDLLDNDDFEKLEKYVEEEKAHKYDSKDFRKDFITDLEHDLETLKEIKKNWAAINDDPKLEQFVADLKSNKSLKKQKLVVFTESKETGDYIFEKLISEFPGEVMFYSSKGGRHSDSKLVSKHNISREIIKNNFDPTQKDKSDDIRILITTDVLAEGINLHRSNCLINYDLPWNPTRVLQRVGRVNRLGTKHPEVFIYNFFPTTQSDEHLGLEQNITNKIQMFHDILGEDAKYLSDGEEIGSQELFDTLNNKKSYTGEDEDGDSELKYLELIRKIRDKNPDLFEKIKTLPKKARSGFETTKIESDQLVTFFRLGKLKKFYLNVNTESNEITFFDAVKILECDPNTERNKIPSKQYFQKLDINRARFELDSTISDDDEGSGGRSNLKYIETRLKDKTFKNCKQFTDSDEEFINGVKFMLSQGSLAKKTAQAIKKEFEKVLDPLQMLGILRKHIRTIVAEENQHGGSFTKREVILSGYLTKA, from the coding sequence ATAAATAAAATACATACTGATCTTACTTTTTTTACCAATGAAGAAGGTCAAACCTTGCTCGACCGTTTTAGAACAACGTTAAAGGATACTCAATATTTTGATGTTTTGGTTGGTTACTTTCGTTCTAGCGGATTTTATCAATTATACGAATCAATAGAGCCAATAGATAAAGTCCGTATTCTAGTGGGACTTGGGGTAGATGAAGATGCCTATAAAACAATAAATCAATATCAAACACAAACTATGTTTGATTTTGAATCCCATCATAATGCAAAAAAAGAATTTCAAAAGAATTTAATAAATGAGATTGAGAACTCTAGAGAGATCGATGAAAGATTGGAAATTGGGTTACGACATTTCATAGATTTTTTGCAAGCGGATTGTTCTAATACTGAACAAGACAAAAAAAATGGTGGCAATGGTAAAAAACTTGAAATTAAAGCTTATCCTTCAAAAAATATTCATGCAAAAGTTTATATCAGTAGATATAAAGAAAATATAAGTCATATCCAATATGGTTCTGTTATTACGGGTTCGAGTAATTTTTCATTAAACGGTCTTGTTGCTAATAGAGAGTTCAATGTTCACTTAAAAGATAGACGTGATATTGAGTATGCCTTGAATCAATTTGAAACATTATGGAAAGACTCCATTGATATTTCTGATGAGTTTGTTGATTCGGTAAAGAACAAAACATGGCTCAACGATTCTATAAAACCTTATGAACTTTATCTAAAGCTTATTTACGAGTACTTACAGGAAGATATTAATCTTCAGGATAAATATGAATCATTTCTACCTGATGGGTTTATGAAACTAGACTATCAAGAACAAGCAGTAATTCAGGCTTTGAAAAAATTGGAAGAGTATAATGGAGTATTTCTTGCTGACGTTGTTGGTCTCGGTAAAACATTTATAACAGCGCAACTCCTACAACAATTGAGGGGTAGAATACTTGTGATCTGCCCTCCTGTTCTACAAGACTATTGGAAAGAGAGTTTACTTGAATTCCGAGTGCCAGCAGAAGTTGAATCACTTGGTAAACTGGAAAGTATAATTCAGAAGGGAATAGAAAAATACGATTATGTAGTTGTTGATGAAGCGCATAGATTTAGAAATGAAGCTACTCAATCTTATGCTGATCTGTTAGATATTTGTAGAGGTAAAAAAGTAGTTTTGGTTACAGCAACACCATTAAATAATACTATTGACGATATTTTTTCTCAGCTAAAACTATTTCAAGCACCAAAGAATTCAACCATTCCGGGTGTTCCTAATTTAGTGTCCTTCTTTAATAAATTAAAAAAGAAGTTGGATGAGTTTAAACCTAAAATCTATAAAGATGATAAGGGAGCTGTTTACAGACTACGTGAGGAGGAAGATGCTTATAAAAAAGCCATCAAAGAGGTTTCTAATGAAATCAAAGATAAAGTTCTAAAACATGTAATGGTTAGAAGGACAAGGAAAGATGTAGTAAATTATTTTAAAAACGATATAAAAAACCAAGGCATTGTATTTCCTGAAGTTCAAGACCCGAGTAAGATTGTTTATTATTTTAAAGGAAAAACGGAAACTGTTTTTAATTCAACAATACAATTACTTCAAAGTTTTAAGTATTCAAGATACATACCCTTGACCTACTATATAGGCAACAAAGGTTTAAGTGCATTTGAACTTCAGCAACAAAGAAACGTTGGAGGCTTTATGAAAGGAATATTGGTAAAGCGTTTAGAAAGTAGTTTTTTCGCTTTTAAACAAAGTGTAGATCGTTTTATTGATTCCTATAATAATTTCATTGCAATGTATAATCAGGGAACTGTATACATTAGTAAGAAAGTAAATGTATATGATTTATTAGACAATGATGATTTTGAAAAATTAGAGAAGTATGTTGAAGAGGAAAAGGCGCATAAATACGATTCTAAAGATTTCAGAAAAGATTTTATTACAGATTTAGAACATGACTTAGAAACACTTAAAGAAATAAAGAAGAATTGGGCGGCAATAAACGATGATCCGAAACTTGAACAGTTTGTTGCTGATTTAAAAAGTAATAAAAGCCTTAAGAAGCAAAAACTTGTTGTATTTACTGAATCAAAAGAAACTGGGGATTATATTTTTGAAAAATTAATCTCTGAATTTCCTGGAGAAGTTATGTTTTATTCAAGTAAGGGAGGACGACATTCGGATAGTAAGTTAGTTTCAAAACATAATATTTCTCGTGAAATAATTAAGAATAATTTCGATCCAACTCAAAAAGATAAATCTGATGATATACGGATTTTGATTACTACAGATGTTTTGGCGGAGGGCATAAACTTACATCGATCAAACTGTTTAATTAACTACGACCTGCCTTGGAATCCAACAAGAGTGTTACAAAGGGTTGGGCGCGTTAACCGTTTGGGAACAAAACATCCTGAAGTGTTTATATACAACTTTTTTCCTACAACACAATCAGATGAACATTTGGGATTAGAACAAAATATCACAAACAAAATTCAAATGTTTCATGACATTTTGGGAGAAGATGCCAAGTATCTTTCTGATGGAGAAGAAATAGGAAGCCAAGAATTATTTGATACTTTAAATAATAAGAAGTCATACACCGGAGAAGATGAAGATGGAGATTCCGAACTTAAATATTTGGAGTTAATTAGAAAAATAAGAGATAAAAATCCGGATCTATTTGAAAAAATTAAAACCCTACCTAAAAAAGCTCGTTCCGGTTTTGAAACAACTAAAATTGAATCTGATCAATTAGTCACATTTTTCAGATTAGGTAAACTAAAAAAGTTTTATTTGAATGTAAATACTGAATCAAATGAAATAACCTTTTTTGATGCTGTAAAAATACTTGAATGTGATCCTAATACTGAAAGAAATAAAATACCGTCAAAACAGTACTTCCAAAAATTAGATATAAATAGAGCTAGGTTTGAATTAGACTCAACTATTTCGGATGACGATGAAGGAAGTGGAGGAAGATCAAATTTAAAATATATAGAGACTAGATTAAAAGATAAAACTTTTAAAAACTGTAAGCAGTTTACCGATAGTGATGAAGAGTTTATTAATGGTGTGAAATTTATGTTATCTCAAGGAAGCTTGGCAAAAAAGACCGCTCAAGCAATTAAAAAGGAATTTGAAAAGGTATTAGACCCCTTGCAAATGCTTGGCATACTGAGGAAACACATTAGAACTATTGTTGCGGAAGAAAATCAGCATGGAGGAAGTTTTACTAAAAGAGAAGTTATTTTATCAGGATATTTGACTAAGGCATAA
- a CDS encoding AAA family ATPase: protein MKIKTIEINNYKAFYKKHSFDIGSKNVFVYGENGSGKSSLYYALKDFFQSSREDIDFDELENIFINKNERGKGYIKVTFNPDKDGNLVDKAYLFSKKKKDTYSPTDNSIRDAIGLKSFLTYKHLLGIHNIKKGQEIDLFDLLVKGVLKHFRSTVITGGRELGELWDNVEFSCKKELDGNKYKMANKKNDVEKAIGSFNKAFRELFKDSSADNINKVAQPILDEFKHGIRFKLFYKETKPNAEFNGYLNNNVSIKLYYLEKEISEPHLFLNEARLSAIAISIYLGMVKRHPQLNIKSKILFLDDIFIGLDIANRLPLFDILENHFSDYQKFITTYDKPWYEYMKFYLEKNSSWKTIELYSRRTRKGFEQPVMIYGNDKQSGSHISRFITQAEDYYNQGDNKAAGVYLRSAFEFILKRYCLSKALPVSFKLSISDLNTDNFWIAIKDYKNAYPTRCNLTPATTSNIESFRKLVLNPLSHHDINKHEISSEIISAIGVIRTLRTELNV, encoded by the coding sequence ATGAAAATTAAGACAATAGAAATAAACAATTATAAGGCGTTTTATAAAAAACACTCATTTGACATAGGTAGTAAAAATGTTTTTGTCTATGGTGAAAATGGAAGTGGCAAAAGTTCTTTATATTATGCGCTAAAAGACTTCTTTCAATCTTCAAGAGAAGATATAGATTTTGATGAACTCGAAAATATTTTCATAAATAAGAATGAGCGTGGTAAAGGCTATATTAAGGTCACATTTAATCCGGATAAAGATGGAAATCTTGTTGATAAAGCTTACTTATTTAGCAAAAAGAAAAAGGACACATATTCGCCAACTGATAATAGTATACGTGATGCAATAGGTTTAAAGAGTTTTTTAACTTATAAGCACCTGTTGGGAATACATAATATTAAAAAAGGACAGGAAATTGATCTATTTGATTTGTTGGTAAAGGGGGTTCTAAAACACTTTAGGAGTACAGTTATCACAGGTGGTAGAGAGTTAGGTGAACTTTGGGATAATGTAGAATTTTCATGCAAAAAGGAGCTGGATGGGAACAAATACAAAATGGCCAATAAGAAGAATGATGTTGAAAAAGCAATAGGCTCTTTTAATAAGGCGTTCCGGGAATTATTCAAAGATAGTAGTGCTGATAATATTAATAAGGTAGCTCAACCTATTTTGGATGAGTTTAAACATGGAATAAGATTCAAACTCTTTTATAAAGAAACAAAACCTAATGCCGAATTTAATGGATACTTAAACAACAATGTATCGATAAAACTTTATTATCTCGAAAAGGAAATAAGTGAACCACATTTATTTCTAAATGAAGCTAGACTTTCTGCTATTGCCATTTCTATTTATCTCGGTATGGTTAAAAGACATCCTCAATTAAACATCAAATCAAAAATACTTTTTTTGGATGATATTTTTATTGGATTAGACATAGCTAATCGTTTACCACTTTTTGATATACTTGAGAATCATTTTTCTGATTATCAGAAATTTATTACCACTTATGATAAACCTTGGTATGAATATATGAAGTTTTATTTAGAAAAGAACTCTTCTTGGAAAACAATCGAATTATATAGTAGGCGTACTAGAAAGGGATTTGAACAGCCTGTAATGATTTATGGAAATGACAAGCAAAGCGGGAGTCATATTTCAAGGTTCATCACTCAAGCAGAGGATTACTATAATCAAGGGGATAACAAAGCCGCAGGTGTTTATCTGCGATCTGCATTTGAATTTATTTTAAAAAGATATTGTTTGTCAAAAGCATTGCCTGTTTCCTTTAAGCTTTCCATCTCAGATTTAAATACTGATAATTTTTGGATTGCAATCAAGGATTATAAAAATGCATATCCAACAAGGTGTAACTTAACTCCTGCAACGACTTCAAATATTGAAAGCTTCAGAAAACTGGTTTTAAACCCACTAAGTCACCATGACATAAACAAGCACGAGATTTCATCTGAAATAATAAGTGCAATTGGAGTTATTAGAACATTAAGAACTGAATTGAACGTCTAA
- a CDS encoding deoxyhypusine synthase family protein: MKGPISQFIEKNYLHFNSAALVDASKAYVTHLEEGGKMMITLAGAMSTAELGISLAEMIRQDKVQIISCTGANLEEDIMNLVAHSHYKRVPNYRDLSPQDEWDLLENGFNRVTDTCIPEEEAFRRLQKHIYKLWKDANDKGERYFPHEFMYKMLLSGVLKEYYEIDPKNSWMLAAAEKNLPIICPGWEDSTMGNIFASYCIKGEIQSTTMKSGIDYMVWLSDWYRKNSSGKGVGFFQIGGGIAGDFPICVVPMMYQDLEWHDVPFWGYFCQISDSTTSYGSYSGAVPNEKITWGKLDKTTPKFIIESDATIVAPLVFAWILGQ; the protein is encoded by the coding sequence ATGAAAGGACCTATTTCTCAATTTATTGAAAAAAATTATTTACACTTCAACTCTGCCGCACTGGTAGATGCTTCTAAGGCATATGTTACTCACCTGGAAGAGGGCGGAAAAATGATGATTACCCTTGCAGGTGCTATGAGTACTGCGGAATTGGGAATATCCTTAGCAGAAATGATTCGCCAGGATAAAGTTCAAATTATATCTTGTACAGGAGCTAACTTGGAAGAAGATATTATGAACCTAGTTGCACACAGCCACTACAAGCGTGTTCCGAACTACAGAGACTTAAGTCCACAAGACGAGTGGGATTTGCTAGAGAATGGCTTTAATCGTGTTACAGACACATGTATTCCGGAAGAAGAAGCTTTCCGTAGATTACAAAAGCATATTTATAAATTATGGAAAGATGCGAACGATAAGGGAGAGCGCTACTTTCCACACGAGTTTATGTACAAAATGTTATTGAGTGGGGTGTTGAAAGAATATTATGAGATAGACCCAAAAAACAGTTGGATGTTGGCGGCTGCAGAAAAAAATTTACCAATCATATGTCCGGGCTGGGAAGATTCTACCATGGGAAATATTTTTGCATCGTATTGCATAAAAGGAGAAATACAATCCACCACCATGAAGTCGGGAATTGACTATATGGTGTGGCTTAGCGACTGGTACAGAAAAAATTCATCAGGCAAAGGAGTTGGTTTTTTTCAAATTGGTGGTGGTATAGCAGGAGATTTTCCTATTTGTGTAGTGCCAATGATGTACCAAGATTTAGAGTGGCATGATGTTCCATTCTGGGGCTACTTCTGTCAAATATCCGATTCAACAACTAGTTATGGCTCTTATTCCGGAGCGGTGCCAAATGAAAAAATTACGTGGGGAAAATTAGATAAAACAACGCCTAAATTTATAATTGAGAGTGATGCTACAATAGTTGCGCCACTTGTATTTGCCTGGATTTTGGGGCAATAG
- a CDS encoding DUF488 domain-containing protein, with protein sequence MYYRRKVILALLESFNGELGKISFQKLLFLFTKHQEKPAFDFVPYKQGCFSFQSYADMRTMMKYGMVAEEKEKWTKTDKTNYTSTLTAKDKQTLLYIKNKFGKASSDDLIEFTYKNYPYYAFKSTISKKFLSTEELKTVAKTVPANDDTILYTIGYEGISLEQYLNKLILNNVKVLCDVRKNPLSMKYGFSKSQLQKACENLDIKYIHIPDLGIDSDKRQSLNTQNDYDRLFKEYEKTTLVAKKSTVHQVLDILKENDRVALTCFEAHQCQCHRGTLAKAITHLPEWKYELKHL encoded by the coding sequence GTGTATTATAGAAGAAAAGTCATATTAGCCCTTTTAGAGTCTTTTAATGGAGAATTAGGTAAAATTTCCTTCCAAAAATTACTCTTTTTATTTACCAAGCATCAGGAGAAACCTGCGTTTGATTTTGTTCCATACAAACAAGGATGCTTTTCTTTCCAGTCTTATGCTGATATGCGCACTATGATGAAATATGGAATGGTGGCGGAAGAAAAGGAAAAGTGGACAAAGACAGATAAAACAAATTACACATCTACACTTACCGCTAAAGACAAGCAAACATTACTTTATATCAAAAACAAGTTTGGTAAAGCTTCAAGCGATGATTTAATAGAATTTACGTATAAGAATTATCCTTACTACGCTTTCAAAAGCACTATTTCAAAGAAGTTTTTAAGTACTGAAGAATTGAAGACAGTTGCCAAAACCGTACCTGCAAATGATGATACAATTCTTTATACTATTGGATACGAAGGTATAAGTCTTGAGCAGTATTTAAACAAACTCATTCTTAACAATGTTAAGGTGCTTTGTGATGTAAGGAAAAATCCACTGAGCATGAAGTATGGTTTTTCAAAGAGTCAATTACAAAAAGCTTGCGAAAACCTTGATATAAAATACATTCATATTCCGGATCTTGGTATAGATTCAGATAAACGTCAAAGTCTAAATACTCAAAACGATTACGATCGTTTATTTAAAGAATATGAAAAGACTACGCTAGTAGCAAAGAAATCAACAGTTCATCAGGTACTTGATATTTTAAAAGAGAATGATAGAGTTGCATTAACTTGCTTTGAAGCTCACCAATGCCAATGCCATAGAGGAACTTTAGCTAAAGCGATTACACATTTGCCCGAATGGAAGTATGAATTAAAACATCTGTAA
- a CDS encoding class I SAM-dependent DNA methyltransferase encodes MEKKEATQLIEKTFNARFDLEQFTFFLKNLLNDYDEQKERDWAQGNYIYESFREHINRFKRLGIYTDPEGNEMELLVIETKATSKLEKARTSLRNFVIKRLNDKGRDYALAAFYSRDDNGADWRFSFIKIEHESFRDQKGKIKTKKELTPAKRYSFLVGEHEQAHTAQKQLLPVLQNTYSKPSLEDLEGCFSIEKVTDEFFDQYKDLYIKLSEHFENDELVQKVIKDAEIETARFTKKLLGQIVFLYFLQKKGWLGVPKNEPWGKGEKKFVQKLFDDASKKEKNFFNDYLKFLFYEALAKGRTKSPDPAYYKRFDCKIPFLNGGLFEADYDWENVQIVIPNELFRNEEKNKNGDKGTGVLDVFDRYNFTIKEDEPLEKEVAVDPEMLGKVFENMLEIKERKSKGAFYTPREIVHYMCQESLIQYLFNSINDDQESYQALGEDQLAIFRGSNNKKGQSKLEIEHYAKNLVSKEDIEVFIRKGFLATENDTTIIEKGKETSSYKFQLPESIRVNADIIDNRITTIKICDPSIGSGAFPVGLLHELVTAQKVLLPYLSKDYLVSKLSEIELDYEDYKEDNSKYIYRVKRHTIQESIYGVDIDASAIDIARLRLWLSLIVDEDDFYSIEALPNLDYKIIKGNSIIGLPEKNLVDDDATKKLEVLKDEFFGLTDETRKKQLRKNINNEINRILSTSEEFTGIVIDFDFRLFFSEVWHKKNGFDIVIGNPPYISYYGNNGQEITDLTKSYFKNNYDHVIKTNDRINSMNLLTEKGLKLLNKKGFLSFITNKTLAVLPSYINLREYLLKNYSIDFIVTNLDPFEAIVDCVVFGINKEKKSTKLKYFKGQLTDSKLISQIDFQKNGKLEFHVGDNKELIDKIEIHKNKLEDILTVNRGVNIGGCSEYFLSKEKKVGYYPYLAGTKNIKKFSYKLDPEDGYFIFDLEREKQLRDSGATIVLGNPERYIQPHLFIPESGQTIMSAICLDQIYGSYGLLVGTSDDLSNLKLCCAILNSEIISYYAIEKEILRKGNKATPHVGVRGLNSIPIPVFSEKAVDILVNLVDYIVFLKSVDERKIEISFFEALLNSIIYESYFSKEIEMVNKHLIKHIPKLNKIDTSLNDEGNMKIITSVFNKLYDPNHVVRNNLETLDSIEEIRIIKDFFK; translated from the coding sequence ATGGAAAAAAAAGAAGCTACACAACTTATCGAAAAGACCTTTAATGCAAGGTTTGATTTAGAACAATTTACTTTCTTCCTAAAAAACTTGTTAAATGATTACGATGAGCAAAAGGAAAGAGATTGGGCTCAAGGAAATTACATATATGAGTCGTTTAGGGAGCATATCAATCGATTTAAACGATTAGGTATCTACACCGACCCAGAAGGAAACGAAATGGAACTTTTAGTTATTGAAACTAAAGCGACTTCAAAGCTAGAAAAAGCAAGAACTTCATTGAGAAATTTTGTTATAAAAAGACTTAATGATAAAGGCAGAGATTACGCACTTGCCGCCTTTTATAGCAGGGATGATAATGGTGCAGACTGGAGGTTCTCTTTTATTAAGATTGAACATGAAAGCTTTAGAGATCAAAAAGGAAAAATTAAAACAAAAAAGGAACTGACTCCTGCAAAGCGTTACAGTTTTCTCGTTGGTGAACATGAGCAAGCACATACTGCTCAGAAGCAACTATTACCAGTCCTACAAAACACATACAGTAAGCCGTCCCTTGAAGATCTTGAAGGCTGCTTTAGTATAGAAAAAGTTACGGATGAATTCTTTGATCAGTATAAGGATTTATATATTAAGCTATCCGAACATTTCGAGAATGATGAACTTGTACAAAAAGTTATTAAAGATGCCGAAATTGAAACGGCTCGCTTTACAAAGAAACTTTTAGGGCAAATTGTTTTCTTATATTTCTTGCAAAAAAAAGGGTGGCTTGGCGTTCCTAAAAATGAGCCATGGGGAAAAGGTGAGAAAAAGTTTGTTCAGAAATTATTTGATGATGCAAGCAAAAAAGAGAAAAATTTCTTTAATGATTATTTGAAATTTCTTTTTTACGAAGCTCTTGCTAAAGGACGAACAAAAAGTCCAGATCCTGCCTATTATAAAAGATTTGACTGTAAAATTCCATTTTTAAATGGAGGATTATTTGAGGCGGACTATGACTGGGAAAATGTTCAAATCGTTATTCCAAATGAATTATTTAGGAATGAGGAAAAGAATAAAAATGGGGATAAAGGAACGGGGGTTCTGGATGTTTTTGATAGGTATAATTTTACTATTAAAGAGGATGAGCCACTTGAAAAGGAAGTCGCAGTTGACCCTGAAATGCTTGGAAAAGTATTTGAAAATATGTTGGAGATAAAAGAGAGAAAAAGCAAAGGAGCCTTTTATACTCCAAGAGAGATTGTACATTATATGTGTCAAGAAAGCTTGATACAATATCTTTTTAATTCAATAAATGATGATCAGGAAAGCTATCAGGCTTTAGGTGAAGATCAACTTGCAATATTTAGGGGTTCTAATAATAAAAAGGGGCAATCAAAACTTGAGATAGAACATTACGCAAAAAATTTGGTATCAAAAGAAGATATTGAAGTATTCATCCGAAAAGGATTTTTAGCAACAGAAAATGACACTACAATTATTGAAAAAGGCAAAGAAACCAGTAGCTATAAATTTCAATTACCTGAATCAATAAGAGTTAATGCTGATATTATAGACAATAGAATTACAACCATTAAGATTTGTGACCCCTCTATTGGTTCAGGAGCTTTTCCTGTTGGGTTATTACATGAATTAGTTACTGCACAAAAGGTCTTGTTACCATATTTAAGTAAAGATTATTTAGTTTCAAAACTGAGTGAAATAGAACTTGATTATGAAGATTATAAAGAAGACAATTCTAAATATATCTATCGTGTTAAAAGACACACTATTCAAGAAAGTATATATGGAGTTGATATAGATGCGTCAGCAATTGATATTGCTCGTCTGCGCTTGTGGTTAAGTTTAATTGTTGACGAGGATGATTTTTATAGCATTGAGGCTCTTCCAAATTTAGATTATAAAATCATTAAGGGTAATAGTATAATTGGTTTGCCTGAAAAAAATCTTGTAGACGATGATGCAACAAAAAAATTAGAAGTTTTAAAGGATGAATTTTTTGGTTTAACTGATGAAACAAGGAAAAAGCAACTTAGGAAAAACATTAATAATGAAATCAATAGAATATTATCAACGAGTGAAGAATTTACTGGAATAGTGATTGACTTTGATTTCAGGTTATTCTTTTCTGAAGTTTGGCATAAGAAAAATGGTTTTGACATTGTAATTGGTAACCCGCCTTATATCTCGTATTATGGAAATAATGGACAAGAAATTACTGATTTAACAAAGAGTTATTTTAAAAATAATTATGATCATGTTATTAAAACGAATGATAGAATTAACAGCATGAATCTATTGACAGAAAAGGGGCTTAAACTTCTTAATAAAAAGGGGTTCTTATCCTTTATTACAAATAAAACTCTTGCAGTATTGCCTTCCTATATTAACCTTAGAGAATATCTCTTGAAAAATTATTCCATTGATTTTATTGTAACTAATCTAGATCCTTTTGAGGCAATTGTTGATTGTGTTGTGTTTGGCATTAATAAAGAAAAGAAATCAACTAAACTAAAATACTTTAAGGGACAGCTAACAGATTCAAAGTTAATCTCACAAATTGATTTTCAAAAGAATGGTAAACTTGAATTTCATGTAGGTGATAATAAAGAATTAATAGATAAAATAGAAATTCATAAAAATAAATTGGAGGATATCCTCACTGTTAATAGGGGAGTAAATATTGGCGGGTGTTCAGAATACTTTTTGTCAAAAGAAAAGAAAGTTGGTTATTATCCTTATTTGGCTGGAACAAAGAATATTAAAAAATTTTCTTACAAACTAGATCCAGAGGATGGTTATTTTATTTTTGATTTAGAACGAGAAAAGCAATTAAGAGATAGTGGGGCAACAATTGTTTTAGGAAACCCTGAGCGATATATTCAGCCTCATTTATTTATTCCTGAATCCGGTCAAACAATTATGTCAGCTATATGTTTAGATCAAATTTATGGATCATACGGTTTATTAGTAGGCACATCTGATGATTTAAGTAATTTGAAATTATGCTGCGCGATTTTAAATAGTGAAATAATAAGTTATTATGCAATAGAAAAGGAGATTTTAAGAAAAGGAAATAAGGCTACCCCGCATGTCGGAGTTCGAGGACTCAACAGCATACCTATACCTGTTTTCTCTGAGAAGGCAGTTGATATACTAGTTAATTTGGTTGACTATATTGTTTTTCTTAAAAGTGTTGATGAAAGAAAAATAGAAATTTCCTTTTTTGAAGCATTGTTAAATTCAATTATCTACGAATCATATTTCAGTAAAGAAATTGAAATGGTAAATAAACATTTAATTAAACATATACCGAAATTAAATAAAATAGATACCTCTTTGAATGACGAAGGGAATATGAAAATTATCACATCTGTATTTAACAAATTGTACGATCCTAATCATGTAGTAAGAAATAATTTGGAAACATTAGATAGCATAGAAGAAATCAGAATTATTAAAGATTTTTTTAAATGA